Proteins from one Methanolinea sp. genomic window:
- a CDS encoding molybdopterin-dependent oxidoreductase — protein sequence MIAKYVQTTCPYCGTGCSFNLVVKDGKVVGTAPYHRSPVNEGKVCPKGTYAHEFINHPDRLTVPLIKKDGKFVEASWDEALDLVAKKFKQYKPDEIACLASARVSNEENYAMMKFARGVLKTRHIDHCARLCHASTVTGLAATFGSGAMTNSIGDI from the coding sequence ATGATTGCAAAGTACGTGCAGACGACCTGTCCCTACTGCGGGACGGGATGTTCCTTCAACCTCGTGGTGAAGGACGGGAAGGTCGTCGGAACGGCGCCGTACCACCGGTCGCCGGTGAACGAGGGGAAGGTCTGCCCGAAGGGCACGTATGCCCACGAGTTCATCAACCACCCCGACCGCCTCACCGTCCCGCTCATCAAGAAGGACGGGAAGTTCGTCGAGGCGAGCTGGGACGAGGCGCTCGACCTCGTGGCAAAGAAGTTCAAGCAGTACAAGCCCGACGAGATCGCGTGCCTCGCGTCGGCCCGCGTCTCCAACGAGGAGAACTACGCGATGATGAAGTTCGCGCGGGGCGTCCTCAAGACGCGGCACATCGACCACTGCGCGCGGCTGTGCCACGCGTCGACGGTTACGGGGCTCGCGGCGACGTTCGGGTCCGGGGCGATGACGAACTCGATCGGGGACATC
- a CDS encoding tetratricopeptide repeat protein has translation MEPRPTGKTVRQIHPDEAYLLREALESETKGEHSRALELIEKVLASDPHHAIAWHEKGNSLDELGRCEEALSCYDRAISLDAQNAETWFNKGLTLKKMGREKEAYDCMNRGVELALGR, from the coding sequence ATGGAACCGAGACCAACGGGAAAAACTGTGAGGCAAATTCACCCCGATGAGGCGTATTTACTCCGTGAAGCACTCGAGTCAGAAACGAAGGGTGAGCATTCGCGGGCACTGGAGCTGATTGAGAAGGTTCTTGCCAGTGATCCCCACCATGCAATAGCGTGGCATGAGAAAGGGAACAGCCTTGATGAACTCGGCCGCTGCGAGGAGGCACTCTCCTGTTACGACAGGGCAATAAGCCTTGATGCCCAGAATGCGGAGACGTGGTTCAACAAGGGCCTGACATTAAAGAAAATGGGACGTGAGAAAGAGGCATATGACTGCATGAACCGGGGTGTCGAACTGGCCCTCGGGAGATAA